Proteins from a genomic interval of Pseudophryne corroboree isolate aPseCor3 chromosome 4, aPseCor3.hap2, whole genome shotgun sequence:
- the LOC134911787 gene encoding uncharacterized protein DDB_G0271670-like has translation SSSSSSSSSSSSSSSSSSSSSSSNSSSSSCSSSSSSSSSSSSSSSSSSSSSSSSSSSSSSSSSSSSSSSSSSSSNSSSSSNSSSSSSSSSSSSSSSSSSSSSSSSSSSSSSSSSSSSSSSSSSNSSASSCSSSSSSSCSSSSSSSSSSSSSSSSSSSSSSSSSNSSASSCSSSSSSSSSSASSCSSSSSNSSSSSCSSSSSSSSSSSNSSSSSCSSSSSSSSSSSSSSSSSSSSSSSNSSASSCSSSSSSSSSSSSSSSSSSSSSSSSSSASSCSSSSSSSSSSSSSSASSCSSSSSSSSSSSNSSSSSSCSSSSSSSSSSNSSSSSCSSSSSSSSSSSSSSSSSSSSSSSNSSASSCSSSSSSSSISASSCSSSS, from the coding sequence agtagcagtagtagcagcagtagtagtagtagtagtagtagcagtagtagcagcagtagtagtagtagtaatagtagtagtagcagttgcagtagcagtagtagtagtagcagtagcagtagtagtagtagcagcagtagtagtagtagtagtagcagtagtagcagcagtagtagtagtagtagcagcagtagtagtagtagtagtagcagtagtagcagtaatagtagtagtagtagtaatagtagtagtagtagtagtagtagcagtagtagtagtagcagtagcagtagtagcagcagtagtagtagtagtagcagcagcagtagtagtagtagtagcagtagtagcagcagtagtagtagtagtaatagtagcgctagcagttgcagtagcagtagtagtagcagttgcagtagcagtagtagcagcagtagtagtagtagtagtagtagtagtagcagtagtagcagcagtagtagtagtagtaatagtagcgctagcagttgcagtagcagtagtagtagcagtagtagtagcgctagcagttgcagtagcagtagtagtaatagtagtagtagcagttgcagtagcagtagtagcagcagtagtagtagtagtaatagtagtagtagcagttgcagtagcagtagtagtagcagtagtagtagtagtagtagtagcagtagtagcagcagtagtagtagtagtaatagtagcgctagcagttgcagtagcagtagtagcagcagtagtagtagtagtagtagcagtagtagtagcagtagtagtagtagcagtagtagtagcgctagcagttgcagtagcagtagtagtagcagtagtagtagtagtagtagtagcgctagcagttgcagtagcagtagtagcagcagtagtagtagtagtaatagtagtagtagtagcagttgcagtagcagtagtagtagcagtagtagtagtaatagtagtagtagcagttgcagtagtagtagtagtagtagtagtagtagtagtagtagcagtagtagcag